A genomic window from Xenorhabdus cabanillasii includes:
- a CDS encoding ABC transporter ATP-binding protein, protein MGLFNRLQQHLSPKLQRVWFIGLLYKQLDTIAIIAQLAIAAWAITHLEDRHLKESGTDMLPLITLVLLVILLLLRFAFMTRALRKLTIAAYGLGIEIRRSLLQRLVSMSVATIRGLSAGKIALTLSEDVQWQENQSAYTTPQITCQIVMLVLIYLALFWFDWVVAGSALLVLMVGLLILVAIRQKLNEILRRRATMMAGVSEAIVEYAQGMAFIRAAAATTTVEQRFSQEIEQLRIAFRRGVLKSIPLLSLFYIVIDTSVVVGILAGALRFHVPETLTLSEMLIAILLLFATITPLRGIIPLINVTALTQVGETHIAEIETVATQVSGPLTAPTQYDVEVNNISFSYPGTSQPAIQNVSFHAPQGSMTAIVGPSGSGKSTLAYLLLSFYQLDKGEIRLGGNLIHQYQTQALYDTVTMVFQETALFQDTVANNLRLGDPNATQLELEQAARLANIHDTIMALPQGYDTFLGVDGSTLSGGERQRLAIARAILKQSPVLFLDEATASLDPENERLIQAAFYSLTENKTVFVIAHRLSTITRADQILVMDHGTLCDSGTHDELLQRCPLYQSLWKNHLGSEEHWHLQPKHLPETSTWKHSS, encoded by the coding sequence ATGGGGTTATTTAATCGTCTCCAGCAACATCTGTCCCCGAAACTGCAACGGGTTTGGTTCATTGGTTTGTTATATAAGCAGCTTGATACTATTGCGATTATTGCTCAACTTGCCATAGCAGCTTGGGCTATCACACATCTGGAAGATCGTCATCTGAAAGAAAGTGGCACTGATATGCTGCCGCTTATCACTCTGGTGTTATTGGTTATTTTACTGTTGTTGCGGTTCGCGTTTATGACCCGCGCACTGCGTAAACTCACCATTGCCGCTTATGGATTGGGTATCGAGATCCGTCGCTCTCTGCTACAACGGCTGGTGAGTATGTCGGTCGCGACAATTCGGGGTTTAAGTGCCGGAAAAATAGCGCTGACATTATCCGAAGATGTGCAATGGCAGGAAAATCAGTCAGCCTATACTACCCCACAAATCACCTGTCAGATTGTGATGCTGGTGCTCATTTACCTGGCTTTATTTTGGTTCGATTGGGTTGTAGCTGGCAGTGCGCTGTTGGTATTGATGGTTGGATTACTCATCCTGGTCGCGATCCGCCAAAAACTCAATGAAATCTTGCGTCGACGAGCCACTATGATGGCTGGCGTATCTGAAGCGATTGTAGAATATGCACAAGGCATGGCCTTTATCCGTGCAGCAGCAGCGACTACAACGGTAGAACAACGTTTTAGCCAAGAAATTGAACAATTACGTATCGCATTCCGGCGGGGAGTATTAAAAAGCATACCACTATTGAGTCTGTTCTACATCGTTATTGATACCAGTGTAGTTGTGGGGATACTAGCTGGCGCTCTGCGCTTCCACGTACCGGAAACACTCACACTTTCCGAAATGCTCATCGCAATCCTACTGCTGTTTGCCACGATTACCCCTTTACGCGGAATTATTCCCCTGATCAATGTAACTGCATTGACACAAGTCGGTGAAACACATATTGCCGAAATAGAAACAGTCGCAACGCAAGTTTCTGGGCCATTAACCGCTCCTACACAATATGATGTTGAAGTTAACAATATCTCATTTAGTTATCCGGGAACTAGCCAACCCGCTATCCAAAACGTTTCATTCCATGCACCACAAGGTAGTATGACCGCCATTGTGGGACCTAGCGGTAGCGGTAAATCTACGCTGGCTTATTTATTGCTCTCTTTCTATCAGCTAGACAAAGGTGAAATTCGTCTGGGTGGAAACCTCATTCATCAATACCAGACTCAGGCACTATATGACACCGTCACAATGGTATTTCAGGAAACCGCACTATTTCAGGATACTGTCGCAAATAATCTCCGTTTGGGGGATCCAAATGCGACTCAGTTGGAATTGGAACAAGCTGCTCGTCTTGCCAATATTCACGACACAATTATGGCCCTCCCACAAGGGTACGATACCTTTTTAGGTGTAGATGGAAGTACATTATCCGGTGGTGAACGCCAACGTCTTGCTATTGCTCGCGCTATATTAAAACAATCTCCCGTTTTATTTCTGGACGAAGCAACAGCTTCATTAGACCCCGAAAATGAGCGATTGATACAAGCAGCATTTTATTCTCTTACCGAGAATAAAACCGTCTTTGTTATCGCTCATCGGCTAAGCACGATAACTCGAGCTGATCAGATATTGGTAATGGATCATGGAACTCTTTGTGATAGTGGAACCCATGACGAGTTACTGCAACGTTGTCCGCTTTATCAATCTCTCTGGAAAAATCATCTTGGTTCAGAAGAGCATTGGCATTTACAACCAAAACATTTACCTGAGACGTCCACCTGGAAACATTCGTCCTAA
- a CDS encoding MFS transporter, whose product MTHNISNSRHISLLLLTLAGVYTIQSTIGMLTLQSMPAFLRSHGVTPDKIGLLYLLMLPWACKFLWAPIVERYRKSGSGDTNPRRIMLCGNILIFLLFSLMSLAKPAEHMPLIIALLFLITLCLTVVDTTTDGQAIDRLSPQHRPWCNVMQVGGGYLGAIIGSGLFLYLTSLYGWHIGAGVLAIVILLMSLPILFIRKTQGKRESDISKATVPPSLKSAFRRTPVKQALVLILLCMIGTRLSLGMLSPFLVDRGVDLTQLGIIAASGGALAGLSGVLFGGVLVRKLGAMQTLLSFMLLECMVLVGIFWLAQQPESSVSLLSAAYVFITLITAAKFVALYTQMMSLAASSQSGVDFALMQSADMGIAIICSMVGGLIVTKAGYSSLFALASLFTLAGLFWTLRKCHDFQKENTYAQ is encoded by the coding sequence GTGACGCATAATATTTCAAACTCTCGTCATATCTCGTTACTGCTTCTGACTTTGGCTGGTGTTTACACCATCCAAAGTACCATTGGTATGTTAACGTTACAAAGCATGCCAGCGTTTCTGCGCAGTCACGGTGTCACGCCGGATAAAATAGGGTTACTTTACCTGCTAATGTTACCCTGGGCATGCAAATTCCTTTGGGCACCGATTGTAGAGCGTTATCGTAAATCAGGTTCCGGGGATACCAACCCCCGCCGCATCATGCTCTGCGGTAACATTTTAATTTTTCTCCTTTTCAGCTTAATGTCATTGGCAAAACCTGCCGAACATATGCCGTTAATTATCGCGCTGCTGTTTCTGATAACACTTTGCCTGACTGTCGTAGATACCACCACAGATGGTCAAGCCATTGATCGATTATCACCACAGCATCGTCCATGGTGCAATGTCATGCAGGTTGGCGGCGGCTATCTGGGAGCCATTATCGGTAGCGGGCTGTTTTTATATCTGACCTCACTGTATGGATGGCACATTGGTGCAGGCGTATTAGCCATAGTGATTCTCTTGATGTCACTGCCTATTTTGTTCATCCGAAAAACGCAGGGGAAGAGAGAATCAGATATTTCAAAGGCTACCGTCCCCCCATCCCTCAAGAGTGCATTTCGCCGTACTCCGGTTAAACAGGCATTGGTTTTAATCCTGTTATGTATGATTGGTACACGCTTGTCACTCGGTATGCTCTCCCCATTTTTGGTCGATCGCGGAGTAGATTTAACTCAACTAGGCATTATTGCAGCCAGCGGTGGTGCATTAGCCGGATTATCTGGTGTCCTGTTTGGCGGTGTTCTGGTACGTAAGTTAGGCGCCATGCAAACACTACTGAGCTTTATGCTGCTTGAATGTATGGTGCTGGTGGGGATTTTCTGGCTTGCCCAACAACCAGAATCCTCCGTATCTTTACTTTCAGCCGCATACGTCTTCATCACGTTAATCACTGCGGCCAAATTTGTTGCCTTATACACTCAGATGATGTCTCTGGCAGCAAGCAGCCAATCTGGTGTGGATTTTGCTTTGATGCAATCGGCAGATATGGGCATTGCGATCATCTGTTCAATGGTCGGTGGGCTGATTGTTACCAAAGCGGGCTATTCTTCTCTTTTCGCTCTCGCATCACTCTTCACCCTCGCTGGCCTGTTCTGGACATTACGCAAATGCCATGATTTCCAAAAGGAAAACACCTATGCTCAGTAA
- the fabI gene encoding enoyl-ACP reductase FabI — MGFMTGKRILITGVASKLSIAYGIAKAMHDQGAELAFTYQNDKLKPRVEEFAASLNSNIVLPCDVAKDESIDALFAELGKVWPKFDGFVHSIGYAPAEQLDGDYVNAVNREGFKIAHDISAYSFVALAKACRSMLNPDSALLTLSYLGAERAIPNYNVMGLAKASLEANVRYMANAMGAEGVRVNGISAGPIRTLAASGIKDFRKMLAHCESVTPIRRTVTTEDVGNAAAFLCSNLSGGITGEILHVDGGFSIAAMNELELK, encoded by the coding sequence ATGGGTTTCATGACCGGCAAGCGCATTCTAATCACTGGCGTCGCCAGTAAACTGTCTATTGCCTATGGAATTGCTAAGGCAATGCACGATCAAGGTGCTGAACTGGCTTTTACCTACCAAAATGACAAATTGAAACCTCGTGTCGAAGAATTCGCTGCATCATTGAATTCGAACATCGTTCTGCCATGCGACGTGGCAAAAGATGAAAGTATCGACGCATTGTTCGCTGAACTAGGCAAAGTGTGGCCTAAATTCGACGGTTTTGTTCACTCTATCGGCTATGCACCTGCTGAACAGCTTGACGGTGATTATGTCAATGCCGTCAATCGCGAAGGCTTCAAAATTGCACATGATATCAGTGCATACAGCTTTGTTGCGTTGGCAAAAGCCTGTCGCAGCATGCTGAACCCTGACTCTGCCCTGCTTACCTTAAGCTATTTAGGTGCAGAGCGTGCAATCCCTAACTACAACGTTATGGGGTTAGCAAAAGCATCTTTGGAAGCAAACGTACGTTACATGGCAAATGCTATGGGTGCTGAAGGTGTCCGAGTTAATGGTATTTCCGCAGGCCCAATCCGCACTCTGGCCGCATCTGGTATCAAAGACTTCCGTAAAATGCTGGCACACTGTGAATCTGTCACACCTATCCGTCGTACTGTTACCACAGAAGATGTAGGTAATGCTGCTGCATTCCTGTGCTCTAATCTGTCTGGCGGTATTACTGGTGAGATCCTGCATGTTGATGGCGGGTTCAGCATCGCTGCCATGAATGAATTGGAATTGAAATAA
- a CDS encoding TonB-dependent receptor, producing the protein MKKKYAKASVLCCLITPVTWAGHASEVKEDVLIVTANKQKEALNKINGSILVKTGEELEQAGITQVQDLERAFPGLQIRSRGNRTYSATTIRGISSPDYYSPSVRIYVDGVPQDHQFLTQELINVERVELLRGPQGTLYGGNAQAGVINIVTRSPKAGPWFNLSGNYSKLKQGGSFSGSTPLIEDILYGSMNLRWVKEPGQIDAPNRKNIDSSKTWLGKGQLTFAPDDSPFNAELSFAHEDLNSHEELYLTDEQFRQKKYDGPIPDLKRRVNSYALKAEYNFGNSALTSVTSYQDRDIFRDFIGGKWKEKHHATIQELRLNSNYSNGITSVLGGWFSDESSKHLVGAYPGYYSDSLNTIKTKSLALFGEVKLPIASQWDLTLGGRLSHEKSQIAYAGRSGRMTISAFDNQVSNNEFTPKAALGWQFTPDTRFYVSAAKGYKPGGFNNIISFAEDRKPYDTETSDNYEFGWNSAFFDNAVTLNSAIYYIYSKDKQIYVGPVGMQSIRNAGKAESKGIELSSQIKPMQGLRFSLGGSVGKSNFTHATDTTTGVSYNGKRLPYAPDIMLNAGIDYLIKQTFLPGNLYVNAGARHYSKSYFDEANTLEQGAYTLYDASLSLEMAHGVNIKLYGENLGNKKYRVSSFPKGQTLSMMSKGLNVGLDVSIAL; encoded by the coding sequence ATGAAAAAAAAATATGCTAAAGCGTCTGTCTTATGTTGCTTAATTACCCCCGTAACCTGGGCAGGACATGCGTCTGAAGTGAAAGAAGATGTTTTGATCGTAACGGCTAACAAGCAGAAAGAAGCATTAAATAAAATTAACGGCAGCATTTTGGTTAAAACTGGCGAAGAACTTGAGCAAGCGGGAATTACCCAAGTACAGGATCTTGAGCGTGCTTTCCCTGGTTTACAAATTCGCTCTCGCGGTAACCGAACCTATTCGGCAACCACAATTCGGGGTATCAGTTCACCTGATTATTATTCACCTTCTGTTCGAATTTATGTTGATGGTGTGCCTCAGGATCATCAGTTCCTAACACAAGAATTAATTAATGTAGAACGCGTAGAATTATTACGTGGCCCTCAGGGCACTTTATACGGAGGAAACGCCCAAGCGGGAGTTATCAATATTGTTACCCGTTCCCCCAAAGCAGGCCCCTGGTTTAACCTGTCTGGTAATTATTCTAAATTGAAGCAAGGCGGTTCCTTCAGCGGATCAACGCCTCTTATCGAAGACATTCTTTATGGCAGTATGAACCTACGTTGGGTCAAAGAACCTGGGCAAATTGATGCACCAAATCGTAAAAACATTGATTCCAGTAAAACTTGGTTAGGTAAAGGCCAACTGACATTTGCACCAGATGATTCACCTTTCAATGCTGAACTTAGCTTTGCTCACGAGGATCTCAATTCACACGAAGAGCTTTATTTAACCGACGAGCAATTCCGTCAGAAAAAGTACGATGGCCCTATCCCTGATTTAAAACGGCGAGTCAACAGTTATGCACTGAAGGCTGAATATAATTTCGGCAACAGTGCATTAACCAGTGTCACTTCCTATCAGGATCGCGATATTTTCCGTGATTTCATCGGGGGTAAATGGAAAGAGAAACACCATGCTACCATCCAAGAACTGCGTTTAAATTCCAACTATTCAAATGGAATAACCAGTGTTCTTGGTGGTTGGTTCTCAGATGAAAGTAGTAAACATCTGGTTGGTGCTTATCCTGGTTACTACAGTGATTCCCTGAATACAATTAAAACAAAATCACTGGCGCTGTTTGGTGAGGTTAAATTACCGATTGCTTCTCAATGGGATCTGACCCTTGGCGGGCGTTTGTCACATGAAAAATCACAGATAGCCTATGCAGGCCGTTCTGGCAGGATGACGATCAGCGCTTTTGATAATCAAGTTTCCAACAATGAGTTTACACCTAAAGCGGCTTTGGGCTGGCAATTCACACCTGATACTCGTTTCTATGTTTCTGCCGCTAAAGGTTATAAACCCGGCGGATTCAATAACATTATTTCCTTTGCCGAGGATAGGAAACCCTACGATACCGAAACTTCAGACAATTATGAATTCGGCTGGAATAGCGCATTCTTTGATAATGCTGTGACATTAAACAGCGCGATTTATTATATCTATTCAAAAGACAAACAGATCTATGTTGGGCCTGTTGGCATGCAATCCATTCGCAATGCCGGAAAAGCAGAAAGTAAAGGTATCGAACTGAGTAGCCAGATCAAACCAATGCAGGGGCTCAGATTTTCTCTTGGTGGCAGCGTTGGTAAATCAAATTTCACTCATGCAACCGATACAACAACTGGCGTAAGTTACAACGGCAAACGTCTGCCTTATGCACCAGATATCATGCTTAATGCAGGTATCGACTATCTGATTAAACAGACATTCCTGCCAGGAAATCTCTATGTCAATGCTGGTGCCCGTCACTATTCAAAAAGCTATTTTGATGAAGCAAATACCCTTGAACAAGGTGCATATACTCTCTATGACGCTTCATTAAGTTTAGAGATGGCTCATGGTGTCAATATTAAGCTTTATGGCGAAAACCTGGGCAATAAAAAGTACCGTGTTTCTAGTTTCCCGAAAGGCCAGACGCTCAGTATGATGAGTAAGGGCCTGAATGTTGGGCTGGATGTGAGCATTGCACTGTGA
- the sapD gene encoding putrescine export ABC transporter ATP-binding protein SapD, whose translation MPLLDIRNLTIEFMTAEGPVKAVDRMSISLTEGEILGLAGESGSGKSLIAKAICGVTKDNLTVTADRFRFNDIDLLRLTPKQRRKVIGHNISMIFQEPQSCLDPSESIGKQLIQSIPGWTFKGRWWQRFNWKKRRAIELLHRAGIKDHYDIMNSYPYELTDGECQKVMIAIALANQPRLLIADEPTNAMEPTTQAQIFRLLSSLNQNNNMTILLISHDLQMMSKLVKRISVLYCGQTVESATPDELLVTPRHPYTQALIRSIPDFDSPLPHKSRLNTLPGVTPSLEHLPIGCRLGPRCPYAQKTCIETPRLRGGKSHTFACHFPLNMEEQ comes from the coding sequence ATGCCGTTACTCGATATCCGTAATCTTACAATTGAATTCATGACGGCAGAAGGCCCTGTCAAAGCTGTTGACAGAATGAGTATTTCGTTAACAGAAGGTGAAATACTCGGACTGGCTGGTGAATCAGGTTCTGGTAAAAGCCTGATCGCCAAAGCTATCTGTGGTGTCACAAAAGATAACCTTACAGTTACCGCAGATCGTTTCCGCTTTAATGATATTGACTTACTGCGCCTGACACCAAAACAGCGCCGTAAAGTCATTGGGCACAATATTTCAATGATATTTCAAGAACCCCAATCATGCCTCGATCCATCAGAAAGTATTGGTAAACAACTCATTCAATCTATTCCCGGCTGGACATTTAAAGGTCGTTGGTGGCAACGATTCAACTGGAAAAAACGCCGTGCCATTGAATTGCTCCATCGGGCGGGTATCAAAGATCACTATGACATTATGAACTCTTATCCTTATGAGTTAACTGATGGAGAGTGTCAAAAAGTGATGATTGCCATTGCACTTGCCAATCAGCCAAGATTGCTAATTGCCGATGAACCGACCAATGCAATGGAACCAACAACGCAGGCTCAAATATTCCGTTTGCTATCGAGTCTGAATCAAAACAACAATATGACGATTTTGTTAATTAGCCATGATCTGCAAATGATGAGTAAATTGGTAAAGCGCATCAGCGTGTTATATTGTGGTCAGACGGTGGAAAGCGCTACACCTGATGAACTGCTGGTAACTCCTCGTCATCCTTATACACAGGCATTGATCCGTTCAATTCCTGACTTCGATAGCCCACTACCCCATAAAAGTCGCCTGAACACTCTACCCGGTGTTACTCCATCATTGGAACATTTGCCGATTGGATGCCGGCTGGGGCCTCGTTGTCCTTATGCCCAGAAGACCTGCATTGAAACGCCACGATTGCGGGGAGGCAAAAGTCATACTTTTGCCTGTCACTTCCCCTTGAACATGGAGGAACAATAA
- the sapF gene encoding putrescine export ABC transporter ATP-binding protein SapF, with product MIETLLEVKNLTKTFRYRTGFFRRHYLDAVKPVSFTLQPRKTLAIIGENGSGKSTLARMLSGVIQPTSGEILINNHKLVYGDYSYRSQLIRMIFQDPSTSLNPRQRIGQILDMPLILNTKLSPSEREKRINQTLRQVGLLPDHANYYPHMLASGQKQRVALARALILQPQIIVADEALASLDMSMRSQIINLMLELQEKQGIAYIYVTQHLGMMKHISDQVLVMHQGEVVERGNTAEVLASPLHDITRKLIASHFGEPLSAEAWRQDIT from the coding sequence GTGATCGAAACATTATTGGAAGTTAAAAACCTGACGAAAACATTCCGCTATCGTACCGGATTTTTCCGCCGCCATTATCTTGATGCCGTGAAACCCGTAAGTTTTACTTTGCAACCGAGAAAAACGCTGGCGATTATCGGGGAAAACGGCTCAGGCAAATCTACGCTGGCCAGAATGCTGTCAGGGGTTATCCAGCCTACATCAGGTGAAATCTTGATCAACAACCATAAACTGGTTTATGGGGACTATAGTTATCGCAGCCAGCTCATCCGTATGATTTTTCAAGATCCCAGTACGTCATTAAATCCCCGTCAACGGATTGGTCAGATTCTGGATATGCCTTTGATCCTGAATACGAAACTCTCTCCTTCTGAACGGGAAAAACGCATCAATCAGACATTACGCCAAGTCGGGCTGCTGCCCGATCATGCCAATTATTATCCACATATGCTGGCTTCAGGTCAGAAGCAGCGTGTGGCACTGGCACGAGCACTAATATTACAACCACAAATTATTGTTGCTGATGAAGCATTGGCTTCTCTTGATATGTCTATGCGTTCCCAGATTATTAATCTGATGCTGGAATTACAGGAAAAACAGGGTATTGCCTATATATATGTCACCCAACACCTCGGTATGATGAAACACATCAGTGACCAGGTGTTGGTCATGCATCAGGGGGAAGTCGTAGAGCGCGGTAATACTGCTGAAGTGCTGGCGTCTCCATTACATGATATTACACGCAAGCTGATAGCCAGCCATTTTGGCGAACCTCTGTCCGCCGAAGCATGGAGACAGGATATCACTTGA
- a CDS encoding helix-turn-helix transcriptional regulator: protein MESDANFTEDLMKTIYNEKLCIFTAGHCNYIRPQVVENNINPPLLIEELSDGIHINRIRLDLNKDLTEYCEGPPTVSIAFVLSGKGKMAIENGDILDINPGTMIFFYSPKKTRGMNFFGSGKWHILDIRFSLNEIEAQELPSFTKLATSFEKNVSYSNVLMMAGPIHPPFMQIVNQIEECQLNGNVRKVYLKAKALEILACVTAQVYDCQYNAINSLQRRAVYNAIKIINSDYHYPWTIKSLSRAVGLNERKLKEGFRAVVFRTFHQYLENVRMTTAEDLLKKGMSVIEVATAVGYSSPSHFSKRFRQHYLINPKAWQAKYAVNHTLMTEYVAAGGQ from the coding sequence ATGGAATCTGATGCTAATTTTACAGAGGATCTCATGAAGACGATTTATAACGAGAAATTGTGCATTTTCACTGCTGGCCATTGTAATTACATACGTCCACAGGTGGTGGAAAATAATATAAATCCCCCGTTACTCATTGAGGAATTATCTGACGGAATTCATATAAACCGTATTCGTCTCGATCTTAACAAAGATTTAACAGAATATTGTGAAGGGCCGCCAACGGTATCAATTGCTTTTGTTCTAAGTGGGAAAGGAAAAATGGCGATTGAAAACGGCGATATTTTAGATATTAATCCGGGAACAATGATATTTTTCTATTCCCCTAAAAAAACACGAGGTATGAATTTCTTTGGTAGTGGAAAATGGCATATTCTCGATATTCGTTTTTCTCTGAACGAAATTGAAGCTCAGGAGTTGCCATCTTTTACCAAATTAGCGACTAGTTTTGAAAAAAATGTTAGTTACAGTAATGTATTAATGATGGCTGGTCCTATTCATCCGCCATTTATGCAGATAGTCAATCAAATAGAAGAATGTCAATTAAATGGTAATGTCCGCAAGGTTTATTTAAAGGCAAAAGCGTTAGAAATTCTCGCGTGTGTGACGGCTCAAGTTTATGATTGCCAATATAATGCGATTAACAGCTTACAGCGTCGTGCTGTTTACAATGCAATAAAAATAATTAATAGCGACTATCATTACCCTTGGACAATAAAATCATTATCAAGAGCAGTAGGTTTGAATGAGCGGAAATTAAAAGAGGGATTCCGGGCGGTTGTTTTTCGTACCTTCCATCAGTATCTGGAAAATGTTCGTATGACCACGGCAGAAGATTTATTGAAAAAAGGGATGAGTGTTATTGAAGTTGCTACAGCGGTAGGTTATTCCAGTCCAAGCCATTTTTCTAAACGTTTTCGGCAACATTATTTGATCAATCCGAAAGCATGGCAGGCGAAATATGCCGTGAATCATACACTAATGACAGAATATGTTGCAGCAGGAGGTCAATAG
- a CDS encoding ABC transporter ATP-binding protein — MLSNDSSVQNSPEQRAADAGVLKALWNMMRPYRVLSYVAIALAIVSAGLQILPAAVAGLITQSIYDGQYDVLLSYGVMLLSSTFAAMLTFSASTFVSHLIAADVQADVRHNISNKLKSVPLGFFMLTDSTEIKKMMLDDVEQLEDGVAHIIPEMSATLFGPLIALSVMLVIDWRLALAAFAPTLGACLLFIYIQMKVQTTTQRFYAAQNRIASTMGEVINAIPVVKTYSGGNIALQRAEKAFTALTRIIDVWVEKVQVKSSRFFVLSSANLLFVLPLAVWLFNRQEISIFEFTFFILAAMAFGNIASSMFAVMTRLQQQEALITRYHWLMNQPELAPCTQSHTPVNNSVTLHNVSFSYQNGQDNALNNISFSVPAGSSMALVGASGSGKSTVASLIARLWDPQQGKITVGGVDIRNMDELTLRNNISFVFQRVFLFNDTVANNIRLARPDASQAEVEAAAIAAQAHQFIQQLPQGYNTVLNNGISLSVGEKQRIAVAAAILKNAPILVLDEATAYTDPECEKEMQQALNALCHTQTGQNKTVIVIAHRLPTIRHLDQIVVLDKGQIIEQGTHDELITQQGAYTKQWAAWRGENTRTGANYHGVI; from the coding sequence ATGCTCAGTAACGACTCATCTGTCCAGAATTCGCCAGAGCAGCGTGCCGCTGATGCCGGCGTTCTTAAAGCATTGTGGAATATGATGCGTCCATACCGTGTTCTGAGTTACGTAGCTATTGCACTTGCCATTGTTTCCGCTGGCCTGCAAATTTTACCGGCGGCGGTTGCCGGGTTAATTACTCAATCCATCTATGACGGGCAATATGACGTACTCCTGAGCTACGGCGTCATGTTATTAAGCTCTACGTTTGCCGCTATGCTGACTTTCAGCGCTTCAACGTTTGTTTCTCATTTGATAGCTGCCGACGTTCAGGCTGATGTTCGACATAATATCAGTAATAAGTTGAAGTCCGTTCCTCTGGGCTTCTTTATGCTAACTGACAGTACTGAAATCAAAAAGATGATGTTAGATGACGTCGAACAGCTCGAAGATGGGGTTGCTCACATCATTCCAGAAATGTCAGCAACCCTGTTCGGCCCGCTGATCGCGTTGAGCGTCATGTTGGTTATTGATTGGCGACTGGCATTGGCTGCATTCGCTCCAACCCTGGGCGCTTGTCTGCTGTTCATCTATATTCAGATGAAAGTTCAAACCACAACTCAGCGCTTTTACGCAGCCCAAAATCGCATTGCTTCGACGATGGGAGAGGTTATCAATGCTATCCCCGTGGTAAAAACTTATTCGGGCGGCAATATTGCGCTACAGCGTGCCGAAAAAGCATTTACCGCTCTGACACGTATTATCGATGTTTGGGTAGAGAAAGTGCAGGTCAAATCCAGCCGATTTTTTGTCCTATCCAGCGCCAATTTACTGTTTGTACTCCCTTTGGCAGTCTGGTTATTTAACCGACAAGAAATCTCGATATTTGAATTTACCTTCTTTATTCTGGCTGCCATGGCGTTCGGCAATATTGCTTCCTCCATGTTCGCTGTAATGACCCGCTTGCAACAACAAGAGGCATTAATCACACGTTATCACTGGTTAATGAACCAACCTGAACTAGCACCATGTACTCAGAGCCACACACCTGTTAATAACAGTGTGACTTTGCATAATGTCAGTTTCTCCTATCAAAATGGGCAGGATAATGCCTTAAATAACATCTCTTTTTCCGTACCGGCTGGAAGCTCAATGGCTCTGGTAGGAGCCAGTGGTTCTGGTAAATCCACAGTAGCCAGTTTGATTGCTCGTCTTTGGGATCCGCAGCAAGGCAAAATTACTGTTGGTGGTGTTGATATTCGCAATATGGATGAACTCACCCTGCGCAATAACATCTCTTTTGTTTTCCAGCGGGTATTTCTGTTCAACGATACGGTAGCTAATAACATACGCCTGGCCCGTCCTGATGCTTCCCAGGCTGAGGTTGAAGCCGCAGCTATCGCAGCTCAAGCACACCAATTTATCCAACAATTACCACAGGGTTACAACACAGTACTGAACAACGGTATCAGCTTGTCTGTGGGAGAAAAGCAGCGTATTGCCGTTGCCGCCGCTATCCTGAAGAACGCGCCAATCCTTGTCTTGGATGAAGCGACCGCCTATACCGATCCAGAGTGTGAAAAAGAGATGCAACAAGCACTCAACGCACTATGTCATACCCAAACAGGCCAGAATAAGACAGTGATTGTTATTGCCCATCGTCTGCCGACCATTCGCCATCTTGATCAAATAGTGGTTTTGGATAAAGGACAAATTATTGAACAAGGCACCCATGATGAATTGATCACACAGCAAGGTGCCTATACCAAACAGTGGGCTGCTTGGCGGGGAGAAAATACCAGAACAGGAGCAAATTATCATGGGGTTATTTAA